The genomic interval ACAAGGGACGCTTCAGCCACGCTGTAGGATTTGGTCATGAGGATCTGCCCCAAGCCACCGAAAACCCCGGCCAGAACCATCAAGCCGAAGGTACTCCAATCAGGAATGACCCAGCCCCAGTAAATGGTAATGAGCGAGAAGCAGGAGGCTGTCACGAAGAAATAGAAGATGATCGCCGAGACATTCTCGGTTTTCGTCATCTGGCGGATCAGGATACCAGCCAACCCCGTAAGCACGGTTGAACTCAGACAAAGAATAGCGCCCAGCAGGCCCACATCCCCCGTCGAACCGCTCAACCGAGGAGATAGGATAATCAGCACGCCGACAAGACTGATTCCGACAGCCGTCCAGCGATAAGCCTTTACGACCTCCTTAAGGAACAGCGCCGCCATGGCAACAATCATCAAGGGATTGAGAAAGGAAATCGCGGTGGCTTCGGGCAACGGCAAAAGCGAGACCGAAGTGAA from uncultured Cohaesibacter sp. carries:
- a CDS encoding DMT family transporter, translated to MNALYGIGLKIASTMFFAVMLALIKYTSTSMPIGEIIFARCFFALPPLLLVTAWQSDWRDCIRTKNPWAHVRRSAVGTTSMFCWFTSVSLLPLPEATAISFLNPLMIVAMAALFLKEVVKAYRWTAVGISLVGVLIILSPRLSGSTGDVGLLGAILCLSSTVLTGLAGILIRQMTKTENVSAIIFYFFVTASCFSLITIYWGWVIPDWSTFGLMVLAGVFGGLGQILMTKSYSVAEASLVAPFDYINVVWNVVIGIVIFGEYPSHAVVIGGGIVVLAGMFVVYRERQLGVSRKAERQAKPL